The Plasmodium vivax chromosome 12, whole genome shotgun sequence genomic interval TTTGCTCATTACAATGTTCGTGTTGTAATCGAAGCAGgcaattttcttcaaatctTCCATTAGCCGTTTTTCGCTCTCCACTGCCCCGCTCTCCAGGTCTACGCGGTAGCATATGGCTTGGCTCAGTCCCACGCTGCATTTCCCCTTGTCACTCATCACTacgtttttcacttttcctccttcgctGATTTGGTGCGCGTCCAGCTGCGCGATTCGCTTCGCCGGTATGGGGGTCGTTCCTGTGGGGGGGTAGCAATTACGATGGGGTGAATCATGGGGTGCAATTCGAGGGGTGCAATACACGGGGTGCAATACACGGGGTGCAATACTCAGGGTGCAGTTCCCAGGGTGAacaacacacacacagagcTAGCTCTTCCACTCGACTTACCTCCCAACGAGAAGACATATACCGCCGACTCGTCGGCCACCAAAAAGGAGTCGTCCCTGAGGTTCACCGCATCCCTGGGGGCGAGGGCTTTCTGCCCCTCCCACGTCAGCTGCGCCTCCAGCAAACGAGTAGGAAGCAACGAATTCACATCGTTCACCTTCCACAAATTTAAATACCCACATTTGTCCATGGAGAGGAAGGAACTAAACGAGGGGTACAGCTGACTCTGCTTGTTGTGAATCAATTTTAGGACTCCTGTGTGAGGGCCATTTGACCCCCCCGTCTTATGTTGAAAGTAATTCTCATGCACGTAGTTGCTTTTTAAGTTCCATCTCCTCTGTACAtgtttctttaattttattttatattcaaaggaggttattttatttccataGGGAAAAACGTCATCGTAAAAAAGGTCCCTCTTTCTGTTGGAGCTACGTTTAAATTGATCCTCGGAGGTGCAAAAGGTTACCCCCTCTCTGTTGTCTTTGCTTAAATAGATGCGGATGAATTCGTAGAGGCTGAACAAGTACCTCATATTCATTATGTTATTTGTGTATAgcacattttcttcattttttttacactcttcttttgctttctccAGGGGGGTACTACTACTTTGGGTTGTCTCCCCGGGTGGTTTTCCTCCCTCCTTTGTTGGGTGTTGGCTTTTCTTGCGGTTATTACCTGCACCGCTTTCTTCCATTTCTCTGTTCTCGCTGACATCACTTCGGGGGAGTACCCCATGCTGTCCATCCGCATTCCCACCGCTAACCCCTTCTGCCTTGTTTAAAGTGGGTTCTTCTGTGCTTGAGGTTTGGCCCCCCTTTGAGGGACCCTCCTCAGAGTCGTGCACCCCACAGATGGCGGACTCGCAAGTGAGTAGCTCCCTCTTCTGGTCGAGGCGACTCTCCCAGTTGTCCTCCACACAATTCGCCCCcttcaaaatataaaactggTACTCTTTATTCTCATTTAAAAACCGTATAATGTCCTTCACATTCTGTCTGAACGGATTCACATGCACATTGACGTAGAAGAAAcgattaaaaatttcatacgAGCACTTGCACAGGGGCATTAACTTGATTAACTCGTTAAAGGTGAAGAACTCACTTAACAGGAGgaagtacaaaaaattattcatcaTTCGGATAAGGGGGTTCCTAAAATTGACGTCTTCGGCATCACTGTAGTGGTTGCTCAGTTGTGCGGCATGTTGTACACTTAGGGGGGATCCCACCTCTGTACTGGCCACTTTCCCATTATTCTTCCGGACGTCAAGTGCAGGGGAACCGctgtttgcccctttttggggACCGCTTCGCCCCCTCTCCTGGTCCGCCAACGCAGCACGTGTTCCCTCCAACATAACCACTTCGCTCGCATTACTGTCACTTCCGCACCTCCCTACGTAgtttattttcctctttcttttAAAAGGCCTCTCCTGCACAGAGTTTAGGGAAGCGTACATGCGAAAGCTTAGCTTGTTCCAATTCGTGTAATAACTCGTATAGCTGTATTTGTTAAATGGCACCAGGAAATACACAAATGAGTTTTTATCAAACAGGGACTCCATTATGTAATTCGTTTTATACCCCTCGTAGAGGGAGTAATACGAATTGTCATCGTTTGAGACGCATTCTATGCAGCTGGaatcttcttcgtcttcctcgtcttcctcgtcttcttcatcttcatcttcttcatcttctccctcttcctcctcctcttcctcctcttcccccaGTTCACTTCCAGACGTCACCACCGCGTCATTGGGGCCATTCCCACCATTTGGGGCCCCCCCCCGAATGAAGTTATTTCCTACGTTATGACTGTGACGTGTGTTGCCAAATGACTGCACGGCATCCTTCTCTCCAGCGGGGTGATCATTTATGGCGGCCCCCTTGTGGAGGCCCTTGTCCCTCTCCCCCACCCCGCAACCGGGGCTCCTACTCAACCCACCCACAGACATTTTGCTCAcctcattttcatttttcctacATTCGTAAAATGAGTTAAAATCGTCATTCTTCTTTAGCATTTTGTCCAACTCGAAGGAGcccattttattcatttattttttatttatttatttgcttatttattatttttttttttttaccctacTGCTTAACCGCCAGGCTATTTTCACTTTGGCAGGAGGACGGATGTTCAAAGTTACGTGGACGGGGTGACCGAAGATCATGCGCCGCGGCGCGAACAACTCAAATTGGGGAAAGCAAAGCAGACGGCTGTGCAGAGCCCCTCCCGTGGGACGCAGCGTAAACCGTTGTACAGTTCTACACTGGTACATCGCCCATACGACGGTGGCACACACACATTGGCATATAATGACGTGCAAAGTACAAACAGACGGGGGGGAGCTCCTCCCCAAACGCAGAACAAAGGCAAAAGTCGTctgttaaaagaaaaaggggacctTTTTGTGCGTCTCCAAAGGAATGgttcaaaaatggggcaaaatggACGAAGGAAATGATCAAGTAGTTTAGGGAGGAGAGAAGTGTACCCCTCCACGTGCTGCCAATTCCTGTGGATGAAAGCAAAACTAATtaggcgttttttttaaactgttCCGTTACTCGTGCAACTGAAAGGATACAAAGGGCCATCGCGATTTGTGGCAAACGAAATGCCTCAATCGAT includes:
- a CDS encoding hypothetical protein, conserved (encoded by transcript PVX_083190A), whose product is MGSFELDKMLKKNDDFNSFYECRKNENEVSKMSVGGLSRSPGCGVGERDKGLHKGAAINDHPAGEKDAVQSFGNTRHSHNVGNNFIRGGAPNGGNGPNDAVVTSGSELGEEEEEEEEEGEDEEDEDEEDEEDEEDEEDSSCIECVSNDDNSYYSLYEGYKTNYIMESLFDKNSFVYFLVPFNKYSYTSYYTNWNKLSFRMYASLNSVQERPFKRKRKINYVGRCGSDSNASEVVMLEGTRAALADQERGRSGPQKGANSGSPALDVRKNNGKVASTEVGSPLSVQHAAQLSNHYSDAEDVNFRNPLIRMMNNFLYFLLLSEFFTFNELIKLMPLCKCSYEIFNRFFYVNVHVNPFRQNVKDIIRFLNENKEYQFYILKGANCVEDNWESRLDQKRELLTCESAICGVHDSEEGPSKGGQTSSTEEPTLNKAEGVSGGNADGQHGVLPRSDVSENREMEESGAGNNRKKSQHPTKEGGKPPGETTQSSSTPLEKAKEECKKNEENVLYTNNIMNMRYLFSLYEFIRIYLSKDNREGVTFCTSEDQFKRSSNRKRDLFYDDVFPYGNKITSFEYKIKLKKHVQRRWNLKSNYVHENYFQHKTGGSNGPHTGVLKLIHNKQSQLYPSFSSFLSMDKCGYLNLWKVNDVNSLLPTRLLEAQLTWEGQKALAPRDAVNLRDDSFLVADESAVYVFSLGGTTPIPAKRIAQLDAHQISEGGKVKNVVMSDKGKCSVGLSQAICYRVDLESGAVESEKRLMEDLKKIACFDYNTNIVMSKKNILIDDRRMANYVSYVNYNLIDYDNDKKYFNSENYFHDFSLTGISLTSLNSNNSIFLFDLRYKYPSTCLHYESAITETHSSNQNEKIHYLLNLKRSFNSRHYCSNKKYSGFHDNIILNPLVTRQKGEGSQGEENFVKDKILSDESFIYTIVKEGREREFEAGDLPTSYLNMWRWCDKRQFKTFFHYYEDITSGRRNYTDMFVSSPSENVSSSYVSVGGSGASNLGGDFLSSGQAADAADAANAADASAGPYYYRTLTFDQIYKFVDTPNHLFLTYERSNYVHSLLSPSHGLELKSSLKEVPFFMHPTNL